TGTGCCTTGATGGCCTTTATTTGTCCTTGAATTCCAACTTggatttttgtactttttcataAACATAGTATCTTCCAtttcattccaaaaaaaaaccccagaatttAGACGCAGAAAAGGAGAAAGAGCTGGAAAGGCAAGCTCGGATTGAGGCAAGTTTACGTGAACGAGAGCGGGAGGTGCAGAAAGCTCGCTCGGAGCAAACCAAGGAGATTGACCGAGAACGAGAACAGCACAAGCGAGAAGAAGCCATTCAGAACTTTAAAGCCCTTTTGTCTGATATGGTAATGGCTTTTTCATTATCTGTTTAATAGCAATGTGCTCAATTGTTTGGTATGAGaattcattatttgtttgtttatgttAAGGTACGGTCATCTGATGTTTCATGGTCTGACACAAGAAGGACCTTGAGGAAGGACCACAGATGGGAATCTGGTTCTTTGCTGGAAAGAGAAGAGAAGGAAAAACTTTTTAGTGAACACATTGAGGCGCTTACTAAAAAGAAACGTGAACATTTCAGACAACTGCTGGATGAAACATCTGCTGTAAGTTACACCGATGCAacgtttggagttttttttcctatAGCAGAGAAATAGGACTCGGCAGAACTGTTTATTCTTGCTGCAAGATCAGGTGATCGGATTGAAGGGTGGTGTGGTTCTGTTGCAGTTCAAGTGATTTGTGGTGTTTAGTAGTGTCCTAGCCTGGCCGTTCAAGGGTCCAGATCCTTCCATAAACAGTCTCTGTATTTGCAAGCTGTATGCCTCACTATTTGCAGAAATTTTGGTATGCCCGTGTGCAGAAACTTCTTAAtactttgttttatttgcaagCTAGAAAAGAGCCTTTATGTAACCAACACACCAAATTAATtatttgtgtataaaaaaaattgcattttagatTACATTAACATCCACTTGGAAAGAGGTTAAGAAGATCATTAAGGATGATCCACGCTGCATTAAGTTTTCTTCAAGTGACCGGGTAAGGGTTTCTATTCTAATTTTCTATCTTGCATCCTTTTTCTTATGTTTGTTTGGTttccattaatttttttaaactgtaaaaagTGCATAATTTTTGTTCTCCATAGACATTACTCTTTGCTGTTCAAAAGTAACTTGCTCTTTTTGAAGATTTATGTAAATCCTTCCGGAGGCAAGTCATATAGTATATGCGCACACATTATGCCCACCATACATGCGAGGGGAGAGTTCATTAAGCATTGTATTTAAAGCAAGAGTTTGTTTTATTGGTTACATTTTGATTTTGTGCAAATTATAAAGGTTACCGACTTCTGTTCAGCGATGAAAGGATCAGAAAAgttctttttattccaagtttTTACTTATTGATATTGCAAACTTCTTGCTCCTTATCATGTACCACATTTGAACCTTTTTTCTTCCCTTATAAGTGTAGCTGGTTGCTTACGAGTAGCCTTTGCTGAGTTTACTTGTACATGCACAGCTGGCAGTCAGTCATGTACTGGGATACTGGCACTCAAGAGAAGATTTCTGCATAAATATGTTATGTGATTATACAACATAGAAGCAACCAAAACCCTTAAAGTGATCTGAGTTTtccacaaagaaaagttatcctCTTTTCTTTGGCGTATCACAACCAGAAGCACTCTAAACTGACCAGTACATGCTATTGCTTGCTTTTATTTACTAGACTTTGTGTAaaggctcttacagatgagcgtttttacctgtgctcccctgcgttacgctttcttccattcagccgcaggggagcacaggagtagatgcactgaattattgtcaatgtgTCTATCCTGACACAGACTCGTGTAAGCgtcaaacgcaggttgggacgcagtgtgttgcattttacctgcgttctgCGCTTATATGCATCTGTGAGAGTatagccccattgacaataattcagtgcgtctactcctgcgctcccctgcgactgaacagaagaaagcgcaatgcaggggagcgcagctaaaaacgctagtctgtaagagccctaaaggctGTGCCATTTTTCACCTGTGCAGACTGAGCATTACAATTGTCAACCTACAGCTGCTACACATGCTGCATTTATTTCCCTCCCCCAACCCCAAAAATAGCATTTACAGTGATTTTGGCAAACAGGTGCAATTCCGATGGGAAAATTGTGAGCATGATACCATTTACAGCAACCACATGCCACTGAAatttaggtatgcaccgaatccagggttcggcctttttcagcaggattcggattcagtcaaatccttctgcccggccaaaccgaattctaatttgcatatgcaaattaggagaggggagggaaatcgtgtgactttttgtcacaaaacaaggaagtaaaaaatgttttccccttccaacccctaatttgcatatgcaaattaggattcgggttcggtattcggacaaatctttcacgaaggattcgggggttcggctgaatccaaaattgtggattcggtgcatccctactgaaattTCCCGTTATGGTTCCAAGCTTATGAGAATCTTTTAGTTTATTCCCAAGTGCCATGGTTAGAAGTGTGGATAGTTGTAACCCTCTGCAATTGCCCTTTCTGCATTTATACATGCATACTGTCATTAGGAAGCTAAACTTGAAGCAGCCATGATTGTATTTGTTCTGCATTTTGCTTGTAATGTctgatttaatgtttttttttatatttcatagaaAAAACAAAGGGAATTTGAAGAATATATTCGAGATAAACACATCACTGCTAAAGCAGACTTTAGAACTCtcctgaaggaaacaaaattcatcACATACAGGTTTGTTATTAagttgtcattttcttttttctatgagAAGAGTGGATGCTAAAATGTTACGGACCTCGCCAACAAAAATACCTTCATAAGGACCATTATACAGTGAGCACTTTTGTGTTTGTCTAGTGGCAAAGCCATGCATATAAGGGGAACTATGGTGATAGTGAACATTCAGTAAGCtggaaaaatatagaatataaaggGATCTCACtgctgtgtatgtatatgtgtaggCAGTCTTCACTCAGACCTCCATCAATCAGAGATGCATGAGCAATATTTGTAACATAGAATGATGAAGGCTCAGCACACTCTTGTGTGCCGATCCTTcatcattctatatatataatgtggatcattttcatattttaacaatttaatttttttatttgaagatcCAAAAAAATGCTACAGGAATCCGACCAGCCCTTGAAGGACTTAGAGAAAATTCTCCAGAATGACAAACGATACCTAGTACTTGACTGCATTCCCGAGGAGAGACGAAAACTCATTATGTCTTACGTAGACGACCTTGATCGACGCGGACCTCCGCCGCCGCCCACGGCCTCAGAGCCTGCGAGAAGATCTACCAAGTGATGAAGTATTTTAATCAAGACCGGTATACGTTCATTCGTAGCAACTGCATGAGCCACCGAAGAGCATTTCTTTTTGTCCGTTTCACTCTACTACAAGCAACTACAGAAACAAAAACAAGCGGCTGCATTTCTGAACAGAGAACTTGTATCTGTGCAACACTCTGCAACAGCAATCTGGTGTCTGTGTAACCaaggtttcagattttttttttcccattctccAGATGTTTCGTCACATTTTTAGGTTTTTCAAGTACAGCGCCTTTTCCTTGTTTTCAAATGGTTTACTGCTGTCTTGCAACAAGCAGCTTTTTAACGGGAGGATGCAGGGTCGGTGAGCAGCACTTTGCTCTTCAGGAGTTCTCCCAACTTAGACAGTCACACCTAATTGAAAAATATCTTCTGAATGTTAGACGAGCGCTGCTCCAGAACGTGTTGGTTAGTACAGATGGTAGAATGAGGCCTTCATCTGTTGGTACCACACAACCCCAGGTATCAATTTTTGTTTCTTCCCAGTCTTTTGTTAAACCATTAAGAGATATGCATTTTTGTTCTGATTTTGGAATCAAGGGGGAATTATCCTTCAGGGTAGTTCGTGTAAAACTGTATGCTCCACTTTGAATGTTAAACTTGTGTTTCTaaagtttaattttgaaatgttggATTTGTTCAGTTTATGTAATTGAActacaataaacctttttatacatatatgtattctgtactttatttttcttaaacaatTAAATAGAAAATCGGGATTTTATTGCACTCCGTCAAGTTTGTTTTGTAATGAAATGTTGCTACTTTCAGCAAGACTATATTTTTCGGGTTGGTTAGGAACCAACCTGTACCTGCTTACCCACTTTCCTCTgccaaactggaagtgacgtcacactccaatctttttttggaaactttttattgtttttgttcccAATTGTACAGtaaaacatagaaaaagaaacaaaaaaacaagcataaaaaaggTTCAGGTAAAACAGTAGATGCAGTGTGTTATGTAACCTATAAGGTTTTGGTCATTGAATTAAAGTTAAGAATCAGGCTTGGTTTTATTGTACAGGTCTGAAAATTCCCATGCGAGTTTCAAAGGGCATTGACAGTTCAGCAAGATTGAAAGTTGTTGAGACTCCCAGCCCAGATTTCCATCAGGGGCtccagattttattgaattttttgtaAATACCTCTGGTCTCATAGGTAAGTTTAATGAGAGGAATCGTGTTGATCAGGCGGATCCAGGAGACTCTAGTGGGTGGGTTAGGGTTCATCCAGTgcaacaccacattttttttggcaTAGTATAAGAATACCCTGGTTCTTAAGCGGGCCTGATTGGTGGTAACATCATCTAGGGTTCCTAGTAGGCAGAACGAGGGAGACAATATGTAGTTTTGTGGCCATAGTTTGGGTTATTTGTGCCCAACAGGAGGCTATGGTCGGGCATTCCCAGAACATGTGGGAAAAGTTGTGTATTGCATCGAGGGCAGTGGTCGTGGGGAGTTTTCCCATGCATTTGATCTTAACTGGAGTTATAAATAGTTGGTGAAAGAGTTTGTAGTGGACTAGTCTCTCGTATTGAAGTAAGGGAGTGAGAGTGAAAGCGAGTGTGCCAAATTGTGTCCTAAAGAGGTGTCTCATTTGAAAGTATCGGAATAAGGGTAATTGTtgtgtgttgttgttgttgttctctGTTGTAGGGTAGTGTAAGAGGCAAAGCTGGAGTCCTGGGTGAGGTCTCTTAGATAACACTCCAATcatttttacattgtaaaaagAAGACTTTAGTATGTTTAATTGAATGCCTGTAGCCCCCAAGGGTACAGTTGGGAAGCCCCCACAGCTGGGACATCAAAATATATTCCACCTAAATACTAAGGTGTTCTgtgggtacctgacccactgctGGACACTACTGTGGGGCCACTTTGACATAGGTTACAGTTTAATCTTAGTTATGAAACATTCACAGATTCGGTTGGACAGTTTGCACCATGGGAGCTTGTATGGACACTTTATGGGGCAGTTTTAATAGACTGTCCTGTTGGCCTCTTCTTTTTTCTACTAAATGTCACCAGAGCAGAATAcaatgaagcatttttttttttcacctcttTTTCAGAGGACCCAAACGATGGATGACACTCGCCTCCTggcttaaaatattttattttgaattaacAGTGTACCTTGTTTAATTGTCATTGTCTTTTGTGCCATTTTACTCTTTAAAGAACCGCAATAACCATTATGGGGACTCAAATGTGGCCTGAGTTACAGCAATAAAGTTTCTTATCCTGCCTCAGTGAAAGGAAGTAAGTAAGTAATACATTCGACTCCACACCAACGAAGATGTAGAACTGTCCATAGCACGACATGCTAACGCTCGCATATTTAAAAAGTGATGGTAAACACGTTCAggcattttacaaaaatattcaatattaatATATAGACCTATATAGCGATTATTGGTAATAAACTAGTCCTCTGTAATAGCAGCTGTCTGTGCTTGCCCCATGAAATGAATTGTACTTTAAGTCTACATCTGCAGCATGAAACCGTCTAGTTACccacaataacaacaaaaaacataaactCTACAACTAAGGAGTACAAAAGTTGTGCAATAGCAATCTACCTACAGAGAAACCCCATCTGAAAGATTAGAAATCACGTTAAAAGACTAAatgagttattttaaaaaaaggggagCTAGAGCCATGCCTTGTAGGTGTATGTGGAAACCAATGCTGTGCATGAAGGAATAGACATAATtatcatccattgataaatacacctttaaaataaaataaaatcccttcGGGATGAATAGAGGGTGGAGGAGTTTTTCTGTGCTGAGCTGTAATTTAaccctttgatgaatctgccccttagtgttggagACCCACTCCTGTGTATAGAGACCTGCAGAATGGAACTGGGCCAGTTCAGGAGCTGCATGTGGGGCACTCAAACACGAAGTTTAGGAAATTTTTCTGGAATTTACACATTTTGATGTGTGAGGACCATATCAAAATGtgtaaattctggaaaaaatttccaggaatgtaaaaaaactgcCTATAAGGAACTGGAGAAAATGCAGTTAAATTAATGGGGTGAAACTGGGATTCTACTGTATACTGTACCTTGTTCTTGTGTTTGCTGCGTGCATTCTTCTAAAAGGATGGCTTGGCTCTACATAATAATgacactgatattctgagacaacctaCAACTAtacaaagttctttttttatgGTTACCATTTTTTTCCCGCATTTTCAAGCAGACTCTCTAGATTTGATGCCAGAATTGTACACTGAAAAATGAATACATAGCTTGATAAAGAAGTTGTGTTTTACACAATGGGGGCCTGCTGATAAGacagtgatgtgtgtgtgtgtgtcaattaatttattttttttattacgtgCAGCTACCTACGTCATGAACACTGCTTTCCTAAACTGGAACTGGCCCTTGCACACacatccttaaaggacaaggaaagccttttTCACTAGGGTGTACCAAAATGTTAGGCATACCCCCAGGGATATAGATTGTTTAATTGGATATTGAATCATATGCACCAGCTTGTAACTACCTTGCAAAACACtgtatttactctattgcacacGTCTGCGAATAAGAATCCACACTAGGGAAGACTGGGATACTAGGAAAATGGTGCATGGGTTACAGTGTAGTTTTCTCCAAACACAGGCACCAGCTTAGAGTAGAAACTTGtagatttatttaacattttgccACCCCCAGTGAAATTTGCTTTCCATGTCCTTTACTAATGCACTGAGCCTGGGATTTTCCCCTTCTGTATTCATACCTCTACatacagcgctgtggaatatcTTGGCGCTCTAAAaagacataataataaaaataatacaatagtaTATCCCTTTTATTCCTAGGATTGTTGTGTATATCTATACGCACACAAATGACTTGACCTCTACCCAAttaaagctcagaataatggagGGTACAGTGAGTTGCACTGGATGGCAGTgtacaatatataatacaatgtacaatatataatatgtgtgcaaGGAGAGTGTATGTATTGTAAATAAGTACTGgaccttcatttctttttaaattctcattttatttgaaatgatTTTAGTCTTACAGGTGGCCCTGTCCCTGAAAAAAGTCTGTGTATATTGAGTAGCCCCATGTAAGACttgggcaaatatatatatatctgttataaAACATCCATGTCAAGGCACAGACAGTAACCACTATGTTgaacaaatacaatttaataGGCAGAGTTGAACTTTTAACAATTGAGATGTTGAAAGTCACGATACACCACGTTGTACACATGAGACATCTGGGTGCTGCAAATACAGGGATTTCAATGCAGCTTTCTGCCCCCAACATCAGTAATTCAGGGTATAAGAATagacaggtgtgggatccgttatccagaaagctctgaattacagaaaggccttctcccatagactccattttaatcaaataattcaaaatatatataaaaaaaaaaatattttcattttcttaagAAAACGgtgccatgtacttgatccaaactaagatataataaatccttattgttgacaaaacaatcctaacGCTTACGTTATTTATTTTTAGTCGATTTtagagtatggagatccaaataccagaaagttccattatctagaagaccccaagcattctggataacaggttccctacCTGTACTCACATGAAGGCAACTTGCTTTAGGGAAGTATCTTCTTCCATCTGATGGGAGTAACACCTTTTATTGTCATGTATTCATTTATGCTCCCCCCCCAACTTCAGGATGTAATTAGGAAGTTGAGAAAGAATTACATTTCCTTAAaccccataaatatatatagatatatgtgtcaCATAAAGTCATTTAGGTTATCAAAATAGAAACAAGCTTATGAGCAAGTTGAATACAAACTAATACAACATATAGTGGAACCCCGGTCATTTTCAGTTAGTTGAGCTTGGGTTCCCTGACCCAACCGGCTGCTCCTCTTGGTGTTCCCATGGAACAGGGTCATTGTCTTGGTCAGTCAAGTGGGTTTCTCTCTCGTTCCAAAACTGCTCCACATCAGGCAGGACAGGATTGTCTTTACTTTCCTGGCTCCCAAAGTTTTGCTGGGAACAAGACTGCTCCTCAAGACCACCAGTGCTGTGCTTGGGCGAGGGGGAGCTCTCTGGAGGAATGTCAGATGGTGCAGTAGCCTTCTCTTGAATACCAGGTGCCACCACAGATTTCCTGGAGGCCAAATGTTTCCAAATATCCTTGAAACTTTCTTTGAACTCATCCGACATGACCAGAAAGATCAGAGGGTTTATAGAAGAGAGGGAAAACATAAGGATCTGAGCTAATACCTTGAAAGCTTGAGGTGGGGATGGACCACTTGGGGTCTGGTGCCAAACCCAGAGCCATGAGACCCACTCAGGGAGCCACAGGATGGCAAAGGTGACAGTGAGACTAATAAGCATGATAGTAAGCCTCCTGGATCTTATCTGGTTCCTGAGGTTTTGGGTTTTGGTGCCTCTTCGCTGGCAGTGCCCATAAGCTCTCCAGAAATAAAAGAAAGCCAGAGTAAAAGGGATGCAGTAGACAAGGAAAGGATAGAACTTGACAAAGATTGCCATCATCTCCTGGGCATGTGGGGGTACATCCATGATGCAGGCAGGGGAACCATCAATTTGTTTGGTACCAGTGAAGATCCACTCGGGCAGGGGCAGGAGAGCAGAGAGCAGCCAGCTAGAGAGGAGAACTGCACACACTGTCTGCTGCTTGATGTTGACTTGTTTGGCCGGGTTACTGGCGTACATGAAGCAGGCTTTGGACACACAGGCGATGCTCATGCTTTTGGAGGACATACACGCGTGAGAGAACCAGTCGGCCGTTTTACACAGCAACCAGCCGAAACTCAACGGGGTCCTGCTGTAGGCGGCGGCTTTGAAGGGCGCGGAGAGAGTGAGGAGCAGCAGGTCGGACACACACACGTTGAGGATGAGGGAGTGGATGAGGGAAGGCTTGGCTCTCCGGCCGTTGTGCAGCAGAATTCCGATCACACACAAGTTCCCGGCGATTCCACTCAAGCAAATGGCAACCAGGACGCCGGGGATCACCAGGGACCATTCTCCTGAGTCCAAGGGCTGCAGTCCCCCAGCATAGAGCGGAGGCGGCTTGGCCAGGGAGCTGTTGCTGGTGCTGAAATTGCCTCCGACTTTCTCCATGTCCCTGGGCTCAGGTGAGTTTCCCCGCAGCGCAAGCAGAGCAGAGAGCGGCCGCTACACGGGGCATTTGAGAGGCTGCACAGCGAGGCGCTACTTTATATACTCGTGTGACTGACAGCGGCAACTCTCAGCCTATTGGACAATTCACATTTGCAAGTCTGATCATTACACGCACTTATCATTAGTTTACTTACTACTGGATCACCCAGTGGCCGCCGATTACCCTATGATTACGTAGTGTTTGCCTTGTTCTAGCGGGGCAACTTTATCCCAGTCACTCCCCTTCAGCCTGTCATTAACTCATTAACTCACCCGGGGACACCGCGGCGCTCATACAGTATGTGTCTGCTGCTGCCTACACAGCAACGGGTATGGGACAGGGAGCCATGTCTGTCTGTCCTGtatgactctctctctctctctctctctctctctctctctctctctctctcattctctatcatctatcatatcGATCTGtcagtccctctctctctcatctatcggtctgtctgtctgtctgtctgtctatctatctatctatctatatattatctatctatctatctatctatctatctatctatctatctatctatctatctatctatatattatctatctatctctatctatctatctatctatctatctatctatctatctatctatctatctatctatctatctatctatattatctatctatctatctatctatctatctatctatctatctatctatctatctatctatcatatatccatccatctatctatctatctatctatctatctatctatctatctatctatctatcatctatctactctatctattatctatctatctatctatctatctatctatctatctatctatctatctatcatctatctatctatctatctatctatctatctattatctatctatctactctatctattatctatctatctttctatctatctatatattatctatctatctatctatctatctatctatctatctatctatctatctatctatctatctatcctatctactctatctatctactctatctattactacccatctatctatctatcctatctatctatctatcatctatctatctatctatctatctatctatctatcatctatctatctatctatctctaatctatatctatcttaactctatctattatctatctatctttctatctatctatatattatctatctatctatctatctatctatctatctatctatctatctatcatctatctatctatctatctatcatctatccatccatctatccatcatctttctatctatctatctatctatctatctatctatctatctatctatctatctatctatctatctatctatctatctatctatctatattatctatctatctatctatctatctatctatctatctatcatctatccatctatctatctatctatctatctatctatctatctatctatctatctatcatctatctactctatctatctactctatctatctactctatctatctactctatctattatctagctatctactctatctattatctatctatctatctatctatctatctatctatctatctatctatcaccaaTCCATGCATGTTTATGGCTGTCTGTCTAGCTAGCTACCATCTATATCTATTGTCTGTCTTTACCGCACTACCTTAAGTCAATAACAGAAGGCTTGCCAGGCTCAGTGTTAAAATATATAGTAAAGAAACTGTTGTGTgcaatttttagaaaataattaccATAGCAATGCAGCAGTCACCTATCCATGTCCCTACTATATTCTAGTCTGTATATCTGTCTGCCTCTCTATCCATCGGTTTAGGCAAATGTCTTTTCATATGACAACCTATTTTTAATAACCTTTATTTAATGTGTGGATGTGCAGTCTGCCACTTCATTCTAAGAACAGTTCAAGGGCAAATGTTCCCTTTAAAGACTGGTTAAATATTTTTACAAGTGCTTCTGCTTCCCAGAAGTGGATTCATGTAAAAAATCTCATGTAATAAAACTTTCCAGCTGTTTCTATTAAACATTTATAGACGTGTGTCTTGCTTTTCTGGGCATGTATTTTCCCTTGCCACTTGTTTTCTCTTTTGCAGATTATATGTATTCAGACCTTTTATGGATTAGCCTGAAAGATTCATTAATTAAGCAGGGTGCTTAGATAATATTCAATTTGGTGCCCATTATACAAGCTCATTTCATGAGGTGCAATTctcatcatttattaataatgaaCCAACATATTCTTAAGGCTGCACGGAGCCTACGTTAACAAGGCACATCTTTTGTCCGTGCATTAAATCTTCTTCTGGAGTAGTGACTGCTGCTAAAAATACAGAGAAACATCATGCAAGCagaaaatggagcctatgggagatggccttcccataattcagagctttctgtataacagctttccagataagggatcctatacctatactgcTATTACTATTACTTTACCAGCTGCACTGAGCAGCTAAAAGGCA
Above is a genomic segment from Xenopus laevis strain J_2021 chromosome 3L, Xenopus_laevis_v10.1, whole genome shotgun sequence containing:
- the gpr151.L gene encoding G-protein coupled receptor 151; translated protein: MEKVGGNFSTSNSSLAKPPPLYAGGLQPLDSGEWSLVIPGVLVAICLSGIAGNLCVIGILLHNGRRAKPSLIHSLILNVCVSDLLLLTLSAPFKAAAYSRTPLSFGWLLCKTADWFSHACMSSKSMSIACVSKACFMYASNPAKQVNIKQQTVCAVLLSSWLLSALLPLPEWIFTGTKQIDGSPACIMDVPPHAQEMMAIFVKFYPFLVYCIPFTLAFFYFWRAYGHCQRRGTKTQNLRNQIRSRRLTIMLISLTVTFAILWLPEWVSWLWVWHQTPSGPSPPQAFKVLAQILMFSLSSINPLIFLVMSDEFKESFKDIWKHLASRKSVVAPGIQEKATAPSDIPPESSPSPKHSTGGLEEQSCSQQNFGSQESKDNPVLPDVEQFWNERETHLTDQDNDPVPWEHQEEQPVGSGNPSSTN